A portion of the Vanessa atalanta chromosome 14, ilVanAtal1.2, whole genome shotgun sequence genome contains these proteins:
- the LOC125068894 gene encoding uncharacterized protein LOC125068894 isoform X2 yields the protein MCLKRFSKCKCCEVESVFGHSLKEGVIFVGITSLVISLVMLFTAITGLLVISCMKKQYNNNPIVATNLIFGLVAACLSTYQIIITLLLLWQATKGNIFLCSLWFVSHISLLTMYFLLFSAEVVVCFVKKRFITAVVTMFIGILYEATFIYFAIIVNSYLHSLNQTRYL from the exons atgtgtttgaaAAGATTTTCAAAATGCAAATGTTGCGAAGTGGAGTCCGTGTTCGGACACAGCCTCAAAGAAGGGGTAATATTTGTGGGAATAACATCTTTG GTTATATCTCTGGTGATGCTGTTTACTGCGATCACAGGTCTCCTTGTCATATCGTGTATGAAGAAACAGTACAACAACAATCCGATCGTCGCTACGAACTTGATATTTGGACTTGTAGCTGCTTGCTTATCTACTTACCAGATAATCATCACACTGTTGTTGCTTTGGCAGGCG ACAAAGGGCAACATATTCCTGTGTTCACTGTGGTTCGTGTCCCACATATCATTGCTGACGATGTACTTTCTGCTGTTCAGCGCGGAGGTTGTGGTCTGCTTTGTGAAGAAGCGATTCATTACTGCTGTCGTTACTATGTTTATAGGAATTCTATACGAag CCACTTTTATATACTTTGCCATTATAGTCAACAGTTATTTACATTCTTTAAATCAAACAagatacttataa
- the LOC125068894 gene encoding uncharacterized protein LOC125068894 isoform X1 — protein sequence MCLKRFSKCKCCEVESVFGHSLKEGVIFVGITSLVISLVMLFTAITGLLVISCMKKQYNNNPIVATNLIFGLVAACLSTYQIIITLLLLWQAVKTKGNIFLCSLWFVSHISLLTMYFLLFSAEVVVCFVKKRFITAVVTMFIGILYEGFYFYFLF from the exons atgtgtttgaaAAGATTTTCAAAATGCAAATGTTGCGAAGTGGAGTCCGTGTTCGGACACAGCCTCAAAGAAGGGGTAATATTTGTGGGAATAACATCTTTG GTTATATCTCTGGTGATGCTGTTTACTGCGATCACAGGTCTCCTTGTCATATCGTGTATGAAGAAACAGTACAACAACAATCCGATCGTCGCTACGAACTTGATATTTGGACTTGTAGCTGCTTGCTTATCTACTTACCAGATAATCATCACACTGTTGTTGCTTTGGCAGGCGGTTAAG ACAAAGGGCAACATATTCCTGTGTTCACTGTGGTTCGTGTCCCACATATCATTGCTGACGATGTACTTTCTGCTGTTCAGCGCGGAGGTTGTGGTCTGCTTTGTGAAGAAGCGATTCATTACTGCTGTCGTTACTATGTTTATAGGAATTCTATACGAaggtttctatttttattttttattttaa